A window from Musa acuminata AAA Group cultivar baxijiao chromosome BXJ3-10, Cavendish_Baxijiao_AAA, whole genome shotgun sequence encodes these proteins:
- the LOC104000578 gene encoding putative disease resistance protein RGA4: MAMVLDTFVSRYVNDVAAFVEGEICKVLGVKKEIKALQETLETIRCFLQDAEQKSRSGDPVMELWVRKLKEVMYDADDVIDLCVMEGGKPLEVRASASASGVVSLPFSFVSSCFRCTKYRHEIAGQIEAINDRLKRIAADNSILGNLQPASQQLHPKKPPPPRETSPLEVEEDIVGEQIEEAADDLINRMLENTEQKCRVFGIVGMGGIGKTTLASKIYNDGRIKANFPIQTWLYISKDYTEIKLLRELIRCAGDETKAESFEGESRAELEPKLASLLTKKLFLVLDDVWSPNVWTDFLRKPLSKGAGSSTILVTTRIETVLSGMKASYMHQAEKMDDNSGWLLLGKTVFEAGEEDDMRRLEEVGRKIVRKCDGLPLAIKAIAGVLISKDRSTAEWEQVLENDAWSTNRQIDEEVPRALHLSYEDLPSHLKQCFLYCSFFTWKVFHYNDIIRFWIAEGLIVEAEGRLMEDVAEEYYWELVSRNLLQVDPSYINRIMFCIHDHLRALATYLMKDEGFSITVGQRLDIKANAKIRRLLIFNMGIKLVLSDHIIEKKCLRTLVIRDSHSTITIEDNVLEGLPNLRVLDLCNTSVERIPNCIGDLLHLRYLDLDITNIHEIPESIGCLVNLQTLNISGCKHLYKLPMTITRLYNLRSLVVEDTPLTHVPKGIGKLININILQGFVIGHDNPTNEVDETGCGLEELQPLSKLRYLSIYRLERAVTAASALAEKRSLRELILSWMPPEDGEDGDATDSGEDRRATTWRKEEQIQMGAEKICNELSPPSSLRTLVIVRFPGRQFPNWMMSSSLGESLPNLQYLYLSVFPSCAELPPLGMLPLLKYLKIIGAKAVMTIGPEFLGHSFPGTCAFPKLEYLEINDMPNWEEWSLCGVEEGGHRTHLKLFPNLKECCLVDCPKLRALPEGLSHATNLKELHIWGAHNLREVTKLRLSYKLSVTDNKMLNRISNVAMKYLEVEDCPNLEYVDNLDKLQHLVLTCPEHMDQLPPWLSRLIDQQRPNSAQWSFRKLEVYCNIVLLRSCLEGNEHWNIIQRIPDVKFQTDSEEYMRYIKDPYKYDTNVPPE; encoded by the coding sequence ATGGCAATGGTTCTGGATACTTTCGTTTCGAGATACGTCAACGATGTGGCAGCTTTCGTGGAGGGAGAGATATGCAAAGTGCTGGGcgtgaagaaggagatcaaggcgctGCAGGAGACGCTGGAGACGATCAGATGTTTCCTCCAGGATGCCGAGCAGAAGAGCCGCAGCGGGGATCCCGTCATGGAGCTCTGGGTGAGGAAGCTGAAGGAAGTCATGTACGACGCCGACGACGTCATCGATCTGTGCGTGATGGAAGGGGGAAAGCCCTTGGAGGTTCGGGCGTCGGCATCAGCCTCAGGGGTGGTAAGCCTTCCTTTCAGCTTCGTCTCTTCCTGCTTTCGGTGTACCAAATACCGCCATGAGATCGCAGGCCAAATCGAAGCAATCAATGATAGGCTGAAACGAATAGCGGCAGATAACTCCATCCTTGGAAATCTACAGCCCGCAAGCCAACAACTCCACCCTAAAAAACCACCTCCACCACGTGAGACGTCTCCCTTGGAAGTTGAGGAGGACATTGTGGGGGAACAAATCGAAGAAGCTGCCGACGATCTAATCAATCGCATGTTGGAGAACACCGAACAAAAGTGTCGTGTTTTTGGGATTGTTGGAATGGGTGGAATCGGGAAAACTactctggcaagtaaaatatataATGATGGAAGGATCAAAGCAAACTTTCCTATCCAAACGTGGTTGTATATCTCAAAGGATTATACGGAGATCAAGTTACTCAGAGAGTTAATTCGGTGTGCAGGAGATGAAACCAAAGCAGAATCTTTTGAGGGAGAAAGCAGAGCAGAATTGGAACCCAAACTTGCCTCGCTCCTTACTAAAAAATTATTTCTCGTGTTGGACGACGTGTGGAGTCCAAATGTATGGACTGATTTCCTGAGGAAACCACTAAGTAAGGGAGCAGGTAGCAGCACGATCTTAGTTACCACTCGAATCGAAACAGTGTTAAGTGGTATGAAAGCCAGCTATATGCACCAAGCTGAGAAAATGGATGATAACAGCGGGTGGCTGTTGCTTGGGAAGACGGTATTCGAAGCTGGGGAGGAGGATGACATGCGTAGGTTGGAGGAAGTAGGTAGGAAAATTGTTAGAAAATGTGATGGACTTCCTCTTGCTATCAAAGCTATTGCAGGGGTTCTAATTTCCAAGGACAGAAGCACAGCGGAGTGGGAACAAGTCCTCGAGAATGACGCATGGAGTACGAACCGTCAGATCGACGAAGAAGTTCCAAGGGCTTTGCACTTGAGCTACGAGGATCTACCATCTCATCTGAAACAATGCTTTCTTTATTGCTCGTTCTTCACCTGGAAGGTTTTTCATTACAATGATATTATTCGGTTTTGGATAGCAGAAGGCCTTATCGTAGAAGCAGAAGGTAGGTTGATGGAAGATGTAGCTGAGGAGTACTATTGGGAACTAGTTTCGAGGAATCTTCTACAAGTGGATCCATCGTATATAAACAGGATCATGTTTTGTATCCATGACCATTTACGAGCGCTCGCTACATACTTGATGAAAGACGAAGGATTTTCGATTACAGTTGGTCAAAGATTAGATATAAAAGCCAACGCGAAGATTCGTCGGTTGTTGATATTTAACATGGGAATAAAATTAGTACTGTCGGATCACATCatagaaaagaaatgtttgagaaCTTTAGTGATCAGAGACTCCCACTCAACCATCACAATTGAGGATAATGTACTCGAAGGGTTACCAAATTTACGAGTATTGGATCTTTGTAACACATCAGTCGAGAGAATTCCAAATTGCATCGGAGATCTATTGCACCTAAGATACTTAGATCTTGATATAACAAATATTCATGAGATACCGGAATCAATAGGGTGTCTTGTAAACCTTCAAACTTTGAATATCTCAGGATGTAAACACTTGTACAAACTTCCCATGACCATCACTAGACTATATAATCTAAGGAGTCTCGTTGTCGAAGACACTCCTCTAACTCATGTACCGAAGGGAATCGGGAAATTGATAAATATTAACATACTCCAAGGATTTGTGATCGGTCATGACAATCCGACGAACGAGGTGGACGAGACCGGGTGTGGATTAGAGGAGCTGCAACCTCTTTCCAagctaagatatctgagtatataCAGGCTAGAGAGGGCAGTGACGGCAGCGTCGGCACTAGCGGAGAAACGTTCTCTTAGGGAACTAATTTTAAGTTGGATGCCACCAGAAGATGGGGAAGATGGAGATGCCACCGATAGTGGTGAGGATAGAAGAGCAACAACATGGAGAAAAGAGGAGCAAATCCAGATGGGAGCCGAGAAGATATGTAATGAACTCTCTCCTCCTTCAAGCTTACGAACTCTTGTCATCGTACGATTCCCGGGTCGACAATTCCCAAACTGGATGATGTCGTCCTCCCTGGGCGAATCACTCCCTAACCTGCAATACTTGTATCTTTCGGTGTTCCCATCATGCGCAGAGCTCCCTCCTCTGGGCATGCTGCCCCTGCTGAAATATCTTAAGATCATAGGAGCCAAAGCGGTCATgaccattgggcctgagtttctcGGCCACAGTTTCCCGGGAACTTGTGCATTTCCCAAACTTGAGTATTTGGAGATCAACGACATGCCCAACTGGGAAGAATGGTCACTATGCGGTGTGGAGGAAGGTGGTCACAGAACACACCTGAAGCTGTTTCCCAATCTAAAGGAATGTTGTCTCGTAGACTGTCCCAAACTGAGAGCTCTTCCAGAAGGCCTATCCCACGCTACCAACTTGAAGGAATTGCACATTTGGGGAGCTCACAACTTGAGAGAAGTAACAAAGCTCCGCTTGAGTTACAAGCTGTCTGTCACAGATAACAAGATGCTGAACAGAATATCCAACGTTGCCATGAAGTATCTGGAGGTGGAGGATTGCCCCAATCTAGAGTACGTGGATAATCTCGACAAGCTGCAGCACCTGGTCCTGACATGTCCGGAACATATGGATCAGCTTCCCCCGTGGTTATCCCGCTTAATTGATCAACAGCGCCCTAATTCTGCACAATGGAGTTTCCGCAAACTTGAAGTGTACTGCAACATAGTGCTGCTAAGGAGCTGTCTCGAGGGCAACGAGCATTGGAACATCATCCAACGGATTCCAGATGTCAAATTTCAAACTGATTCCGAAGAATACATGCGATACATCAAGGATCCATATAAGTATGACACAAATGTACCTCCAGAATAA
- the LOC135650714 gene encoding putative disease resistance protein RGA3: MAMILDTFVSRYVNDVAAFVEGEICKVLGVKKKIKELQETLETIRCFLQDAEQKSRSGDPGMELWVRKLKDVMYDADDVIDLCVMEGGKPLEVRASVSASGVVSLPFSFVSSCFRCTKYRQKIAGQIEAINDRLKRIAADSSILRNLQPPSQQPHPKKLPPSRETSPLEVEEDIVGEQIEEAADDLINRMLENTEQKCRVFGIVGMGGIGKTTLASKIYNDGRIKANFPIQKWLYISKDYSEIKLLRKLIRCAGDETKAESFEEDNRAELEPKLASLLTKNLFLVLDDVWSPNVWTDFLRKPLSKGVGSSTILVTTRNETVLRGMKAYMHRAEKMDDNSGWMLLGKTVFEAGEEDDMRRLEEVGRKIVRKCDGLPLAIKAIAGVLISKDRSTAEWEQVLENDAWSTNRQIDEEVPRALHLSYEDLPSHLKQCFLYCSFFMWKVFHYKDIIQFWVAEGLIVEAGGRLMEDVAEEYYWELVLRNVVQVVPSSIKKSMFCMHDHLRTLATYLMKEEGFSITIGQKLDIKANAKIRRLSISNMGIKLVLSDHITEKKCLRTLMVRDSLSTTIIDDKVLKGLPNLRVLDLCNTSIERIPNCIGDLLHLRYLDFDRTKIHEIPESIGRLVNFQTLNISGCKYLHRLPMTITRLLNLRSLVINDTPLTHVSKEIKKLININRLEGFVIGHDNPTNEVDEAGCGLEELQPLSKFKISEHIQAREGSYSSFGTSGETFS; this comes from the coding sequence ATGGCAATGATTCTGGATACTTTCGTTTCGAGATACGTCAACGATGTGGCAGCTTTCGTGGAGGGAGAGATATGCAAAGTGCTGGGCGTGAAGAAGAAGATCAAGGAGCTGCAGGAGACGCTGGAGACGATCAGATGTTTCCTCCAGGATGCCGAGCAGAAGAGCCGCAGCGGGGATCCCGGCATGGAGCTCTGGGTGAGGAAGCTGAAGGATGTCATGTACGACGCCGACGACGTCATCGATCTGTGCGTGATGGAAGGGGGAAAGCCCTTGGAGGTTCGGGCGTCGGTATCAGCCTCAGGGGTGGTAAGCCTTCCTTTCAGCTTCGTCTCTTCCTGTTTTCGGTGTACCAAATACCGCCAAAAGATCGCAGGCCAAATCGAAGCAATCAATGATAGGCTGAAACGAATAGCGGCAGATAGCTCCATCCTTCGAAATCTGCAGCCCCCAAGCCAACAACCGCACCCTAAAAAACTACCTCCATCACGTGAGACGTCTCCCTTGGAAGTTGAGGAGGACATTGTGGGGGAACAAATCGAAGAAGCTGCCGACGATCTAATCAATCGCATGTTGGAGAACACCGAACAAAAGTGTCGTGTTTTTGGGATTGTTGGAATGGGTGGAATCGGGAAAACTACTCTAGCAAGTAAAATATATAATGATGGAAGGATCAAAGCAAACTTTCCTATCCAAAAGTGGTTGTATATCTCAAAGGATTATTCGGAGATCAAGTTACTCAGAAAGTTAATTCGGTGTGCCGGAGATGAAACCAAAGCAGAATCTTTTGAGGAAGACAACAGAGCAGAATTGGAGCCCAAACTTGCCTCGCTCCTTACTAAAAATTTATTTCTCGTGTTGGACGACGTGTGGAGTCCAAATGTATGGACTGATTTCCTGAGGAAACCACTAAGTAAAGGAGTAGGTAGCAGCACGATCTTAGTTACCACTCGAAACGAAACAGTGTTAAGAGGTATGAAAGCCTATATGCACCGAGCTGAGAAAATGGATGATAACAGTGGGTGGATGTTGCTTGGGAAGACGGTATTCGAAGCTGGGGAGGAGGATGACATGCGTAGGTTGGAGGAAGTAGGTAGGAAAATTGTTAGAAAATGTGATGGACTTCCTCTTGCTATCAAAGCTATTGCAGGGGTTCTAATTTCCAAGGACAGAAGCACAGCGGAGTGGGAACAAGTCCTCGAGAATGACGCATGGAGTACGAACCGGCAGATCGACGAAGAAGTTCCAAGAGCTTTGCACTTGAGCTATGAGGATCTACCATCTCATCTGAAACAATGCTTTCTTTATTGCTCGTTCTTCATGTGGAAGGTTTTTCATTACAAAGATATTATTCAGTTTTGGGTAGCAGAAGGTCTTATTGTCGAAGCAGGAGGTAGGCTGATGGAAGATGTAGCCGAGGAGTACTATTGGGAACTAGTTTTGAGGAACGTTGTACAAGTGGTTCCATCGTCTATAAAAAAGAGCATGTTTTGCATGCATGACCATTTACGAACGCTCGCTACATACTTGATGAAAGAAGAAGGATTTTCGATTACAATTGGTCAAAAATTAGATATAAAAGCCAATGCGAAGATTCGTCGGTTGTCGATATCTAACATGGGAATAAAACTAGTACTGTCAGATCACATCACAGAAAAAAAATGTTTGAGAACTTTAATGGTCAGAGACTCACTCTCAACCACCATAATTGATGATAAAGTACTCAAAGGGTTACCAAATTTACGAGTATTGGATCTTTGTAATACATCGATCGAGAGAATTCCAAATTGTATCGGAGATCTATTGCATCTAAGATACCTAGATTTTGATAGAACAAAGATACATGAGATACCGGAGTCAATAGGGCGCCTTGTAAACTTTCAAACTTTGAATATTTCAGGATGTAAATACTTGCATAGACTTCCCATGACCATCACGAGACTACTTAATCTAAGGAGTCTTGTTATTAATGATACTCCTCTGACTCATGTATcgaaggaaataaaaaaattgataaatattaacAGACTCGAAGGATTTGTGATCGGACATGATAACCCGACGAACGAGGTGGACGAGGCCGGGTGTGGATTAGAGGAGCTACAGCCTCTTTCCAAGTTTAAGATATCTGAGCATATACAGGCTAGAGAAGGCAGTTACAGCAGCTTCGGCACTAGCGGAGAAACGTTCTCTTAG
- the LOC135651379 gene encoding disease resistance protein RGA2-like has protein sequence MPPEDGKDGDATDSGEDRRATTWRKEEQIQMRAEKICNELSPPSSLRTLFIKQFPGRQFPNWMMSSSLGESLPNLKYLFLLVFPSCTKLPPLGMLPLLKSLKIIGAKAVVTIGPEFLGHSFPGTCAFPKLEYLEINGMPNWEAWSLCGVEEGGHRTHLKLFPNLTKCCLLDCPKLRALPEGLSHATNLKELHIRRAHNLREVTKLRLSYKMLVRDNKMLSRISNVAMKYLKVMDCPSLEYVDNLDKLQHLVLICPEHMDQLPPWLSRLIDQQRPNSAQCGFRKLEVYCNTVLLRSCLEGNEHWNIIQRIPDVRIRNYLKEAYMRYIKEPYMYDTNVSTELVFLVSHFLCFLSNNLAIYIYIYIYIYISVSPYVDFHLFLCRVNERSLRPLMLPLYNILRIKVFD, from the coding sequence ATGCCACCTGAAGATGGGAAAGATGGAGATGCCACTGATAGTGGTGAGGATAGAAGAGCAACAACATGGAGAAAGGAGGAGCAAATCCAGATGAGAGCCGAGAAGATATGTAATGAACTCTCTCCTCCTTCAAGCCTGCGAACTCTTTTCATTAAACAATTCCCGGGTCGACAATTCCCAAACTGGATGATGTCGTCCTCCCTGGGCGAATCACTCCCTAACCTGAAATACTTGTTTCTTTTGGTGTTCCCATCATGCACAAAGCTCCCTCCTCTGGGCATGCTGCCGCTGCTGAAATCTCTTAAGATCATAGGAGCCAAAGCGGTCGTgaccattgggcctgagtttctcGGCCACAGTTTCCCAGGAACTTGTGCATTTCCCAAACTTGAGTATTTGGAGATCAACGGCATGCCCAACTGGGAAGCATGGTCACTATGCGGGGTGGAGGAAGGTGGTCACAGAACACACCTGAAGCTGTTTCCCAATCTAACGAAATGTTGTCTCCTAGACTGTCCCAAACTGAGAGCTCTTCCGGAAGGCCTATCCCACGCTACCAACTTGAAGGAATTGCACATTCGGAGAGCTCACAACTTGAGAGAAGTCACAAAGCTCCGCTTGAGTTACAAGATGCTCGTCAGAGACAATAAGATGTTGAGCAGAATATCCAACGTTGCCATGAAGTATCTGAAGGTGATGGATTGCCCCAGTCTAGAGTACGTGGATAATCTCGACAAGCTGCAGCACCTGGTCTTGATATGTCCGGAACATATGGATCAGCTTCCCCCGTGGTTATCCCGCTTAATTGATCAACAGCGCCCTAATTCTGCACAATGTGGCTTCCGCAAACTTGAAGTGTACTGCAACACAGTGCTGCTAAGGAGCTGTCTCGAGGGCAACGAGCATTGGAACATCATCCAACGGATTCCAGATGTCCGAATTCGTAACTATTTAAAGGAAGCATACATGCGATACATTAAGGAACCATACATGTATGACACAAATGTATCtacagaattagtcttccttgtaAGTCATTTTCTTTGTTTTCTATCCAATAacttagctatatatatatatatatatatatatatatatatatctgttagTCCTTATGTTGACTTTCACCTTTTTCTTTGCAGGGTCAATGAAAGGTCTTTGCGCCCACTTATGCTtcctttatataatattttgagaATAAAGGTATTTGATTAA